The genomic DNA ATGATTACAAGGGAGAATATAATGTTCAGTGTATCCTTTTCAGATATCAGTGTTAAATTTATAAAATTAACATTTAAATCTCGATTTTTACTAGCTAAAACCTGTAAAAAAATTCCACCTATTGCTAAGATAGTTGATAAACTGCTCTTTGATGGGGATGATATACAGGTGATACCAAGAACCTTAAAATCTGATAATTTAAAATTGAAAAATATTGAAATAAACAGAGAAATACCAGCTTCAGAGGAATCTATTATTCCAAACGATGTTTTAAAGGAAATGGTAAGAAGTTCCAGATATCATTTTATAATGGATTTCTGCATATGTAGAGTATCATCTGATTGCACTGATTATCCGCATGAACTGGGTTGTTTGTTCCTTGGTAAGGGCACTAAAAGGATATCACATAAATTTGGTCGGATGGTAAATCCAGATGAAGCTATAGAACATATTGATAGATGCCACGATGCAGGATTAATACATATTATTGGCCGTAATAAGATTGACAGTGTATGGTTAAACACAGGCCCTAAAGAAGAACTATTATCAATTTGCCACTGCTGTCCCTGTTGTTGTTTATGGAAAATGGTTCCAGAATTGCCAGATGAGATTAGTAAAGGTTTTACCCCAATGATTGGAGTTGAAATAGAATTCAATCAGGATCTTTGCCGAGGTTGTGGAAAATGTGCAGCCGATAACATCTGTTTTGTAAATGCAATCAAAATTCACAATGGAAAGGCAATAATTGATAATCAGATTTGTAGAAAATGTGGTAAATGTGTTGAAATCTGCAAAGAGGAAGCATTAAAAGTTTTAATAGAACCAAATGCCGTTATACATTCAATCGAACGTGTTAAAAAATTGGTTAATGTTGAAAGCGAATGAATACAGCAAAAGATTGAATCTTAAATATTCATTTTATTTTCTGTTTAATTTCAATTAATATTATGGATATTATATATTGAAATTCAATCTTTTTCAATTTTATTATTATTTATACTTCTAGATTCATAATCATATAAGAAATCATTAACAAAGAAAAAAGTGATAAAATGGAATTTCCAGTTACAAGAATGAGAAGATTACGGAAAAATCATAACATTCGAACCATACTTACAGAATCCAAGCTGAATCCAGAGGATTTTGTTTATCCAATGTTTGTGAAAGAAGGACTTGAAGATGGTCAGAAAGAACATATTGACACAATGCCCGGTCAATACAGGTACTCCATAAACGATACTGTAGAAGAAGCCTCTAGACTCGAAGAAATAGGATTGTCATCTGTACTTCTCTTTGGAATGCCACTATTAAAGGATGATAAGGGTTCAATGGCATATAATAAGGACGGAATAGTTCAACAAGCTGTGAGAAGACTTAAAAAAGAAACAGATCTTGTGGTGATTACAGATGTTTGTATGTGTCAATATACTTCCCATGGGCACTGCGGAATAATACGTGATGATGAAATAATTAATGATGAAACCCTTAATTATCTTTCAAAAATAGCATTAAGCCATGCTGAAGCCGGTGCGGATATAGTTGCGCCTTCAGATATGATGGATGGTAGAGTTGGAGCTATAAGAAAGACTTTAGATTTAAATGGCCATTACAACACGATTATTATGTCCTACTCAGCTAAATATTCATCATCATTTTATGCACCTTTCAGGGATGCTGTTTGTTCTGCCCCATGCTTTGGTGACAGGAAATCCTATCAGATGAATCCATCCAATACAAGTGAAGCACTAAGAGAAGTAAAAATGGATATTGACGAAGGCGCTGATATTGTAATGATAAAACCTGCAATGCCTTATCTTGACATTATTAAAGGTGTGAAAGATGAATTTAAGATGCCAACAGCGGCTTATCAAGTGAGTGGAGAGTATTCAATGTTAATGGCAGGCATAAATGCAGGATATATTACAAAAGAATCCATCTATGAATCTCTTCAATCAATCAAAAGGGCGGGCGCTGATCTTATTATTACTCATTTTGCACCTGAATTTTTGGAAGGAAGCATTTAATCTAAAAAGTTTATTAGAGATTTCATTAAAAAATCTGAACATAGATTTAAAAAGGAGTTATATGAATTGGATCCTGATTTCATTGCAAAAACAGCACAGATTGCATCTGTATTAGAGGTTAGTGGACATCCTAAACCCGGTAATGTTCACAGAACACGTGATTTTCCAGATATGGTATTTGAAGACTTTTTAATAAGCGGTGTAGTAATTGGTGACACCATGAAAAAAGCTGCCAAAAGAGGATTTAAATATAATAAAAAAGATTCCCTGGATAAAATTGAGATAGGTAAATTAATAAAGGAAGCTGTGCTTGAAACAAATAAATGGATAGCCAACAACACCAATTTAGGGATTGTCATGCTTTTAACACCTTTATCAGCAGCCGCAGGAATGAGCAGCAATGTTAATGAGCTCCAAAATAATGTGGATAACATAATGAGAAACACAACCCCCTATGATGCTGCAAATCTATACGATGCAATCAACATAGCAGATGCTGGAGGCATGGGAGAAAGGGAAGATCTAGATGTTGGAAGCACTGATGCCAAAAAAGAACTTATTGATAAAAATATAAATATGTACGATGTGCTTGATCTATCCTCCCAATGGGATATGCTTGCATTTGAACTTACAAGAACCATGCCCATTACATTTGAAATAGGATATCCCACTTACAAAGGAGTTAAAGAAACCAATGGCATAAATAATGCAACAGTACAAACATTTTTAACAATACTGTCAATATATGACGACACATTGATATCCCGGAAATATGGTGCTGAAATAGCTCAAAAGGTTTCTGAAGATGCAAATATGATAATATCTGAAGGCGGAATCTTAACAGATAAAGGTCGGGA from Methanobacterium spitsbergense includes the following:
- a CDS encoding 4Fe-4S ferredoxin; amino-acid sequence: MFSVSFSDISVKFIKLTFKSRFLLAKTCKKIPPIAKIVDKLLFDGDDIQVIPRTLKSDNLKLKNIEINREIPASEESIIPNDVLKEMVRSSRYHFIMDFCICRVSSDCTDYPHELGCLFLGKGTKRISHKFGRMVNPDEAIEHIDRCHDAGLIHIIGRNKIDSVWLNTGPKEELLSICHCCPCCCLWKMVPELPDEISKGFTPMIGVEIEFNQDLCRGCGKCAADNICFVNAIKIHNGKAIIDNQICRKCGKCVEICKEEALKVLIEPNAVIHSIERVKKLVNVESE
- the hemB gene encoding porphobilinogen synthase, with protein sequence MEFPVTRMRRLRKNHNIRTILTESKLNPEDFVYPMFVKEGLEDGQKEHIDTMPGQYRYSINDTVEEASRLEEIGLSSVLLFGMPLLKDDKGSMAYNKDGIVQQAVRRLKKETDLVVITDVCMCQYTSHGHCGIIRDDEIINDETLNYLSKIALSHAEAGADIVAPSDMMDGRVGAIRKTLDLNGHYNTIIMSYSAKYSSSFYAPFRDAVCSAPCFGDRKSYQMNPSNTSEALREVKMDIDEGADIVMIKPAMPYLDIIKGVKDEFKMPTAAYQVSGEYSMLMAGINAGYITKESIYESLQSIKRAGADLIITHFAPEFLEGSI
- a CDS encoding triphosphoribosyl-dephospho-CoA synthase → MDPDFIAKTAQIASVLEVSGHPKPGNVHRTRDFPDMVFEDFLISGVVIGDTMKKAAKRGFKYNKKDSLDKIEIGKLIKEAVLETNKWIANNTNLGIVMLLTPLSAAAGMSSNVNELQNNVDNIMRNTTPYDAANLYDAINIADAGGMGEREDLDVGSTDAKKELIDKNINMYDVLDLSSQWDMLAFELTRTMPITFEIGYPTYKGVKETNGINNATVQTFLTILSIYDDTLISRKYGAEIAQKVSEDANMIISEGGILTDKGRDMLNKFDQDLIEKSLNPGTTADLTASSVMVALLDEYNDNF